From the genome of Desulfobaculum xiamenense, one region includes:
- a CDS encoding LysR family transcriptional regulator ArgP, whose amino-acid sequence MLDYKLLEALTVVVREQGFENAARVLHITQSAVSQRVKLLEERMGQALVVRGTPVTPTDAGRKLLRHFEQVKLLEEQTLAELSPELEEGPVTLSVGVHADSLATWFLEAVAPMAFRHGVLLDLVLEDQENTHQLLRRGEVVACVGTHPTPVQGGRTEYLGRMRYVLVAAPDFAQRWFGGGVTAAKLTRAPAVIFNRKDELHFRFLEKHYGLTLGDTPFHIMPSSEAFVEATMRGMAYTLVPELQVLDELDEGMLVNIAPDRTIELKLHWHTWGLKVDMVDRLTELVVRHARKVLPQ is encoded by the coding sequence ATGCTGGATTACAAGCTTCTTGAAGCGCTTACGGTCGTCGTCCGCGAACAGGGGTTCGAGAACGCCGCGCGCGTGCTACACATCACGCAGTCTGCGGTTTCGCAACGGGTGAAGCTCCTGGAGGAGCGGATGGGGCAGGCTCTGGTGGTGCGGGGAACGCCCGTCACACCGACGGACGCGGGCCGCAAGCTCTTGCGGCACTTCGAGCAGGTGAAGCTACTGGAGGAGCAGACCCTCGCGGAACTCTCGCCGGAGCTTGAAGAAGGCCCGGTCACGCTGTCCGTGGGCGTGCACGCGGACAGCCTTGCGACGTGGTTCCTCGAAGCCGTGGCCCCCATGGCCTTCCGCCACGGCGTACTGCTGGATCTCGTACTGGAGGATCAGGAAAACACACACCAACTCCTGCGGCGCGGCGAGGTGGTGGCCTGCGTGGGCACGCACCCCACCCCAGTGCAGGGCGGACGCACCGAGTACCTCGGGCGCATGCGCTACGTTCTCGTGGCGGCCCCGGACTTCGCGCAGCGCTGGTTCGGTGGCGGCGTCACAGCCGCGAAGCTGACCCGCGCCCCGGCGGTGATCTTCAACCGCAAAGACGAGCTCCACTTCCGTTTTCTGGAAAAGCATTACGGGCTGACGCTCGGGGACACGCCCTTCCACATCATGCCGTCGTCCGAAGCCTTCGTGGAGGCCACCATGCGCGGCATGGCCTACACACTCGTGCCGGAATTGCAGGTACTGGACGAACTGGACGAGGGCATGCTCGTGAACATCGCCCCGGACAGGACCATCGAACTGAAACTCCACTGGCACACGTGGGGGCTCAAGGTGGACATGGTGGACAGACTGACGGAGCTCGTGGTGCGGCACGCGCGCAAGGTGCTGCCGCAGTAG
- a CDS encoding LysE/ArgO family amino acid transporter, which yields MVLMPFLHGLGTGAGLIVAIGAQNAFVLSQGLRRNYTMQIALLCSMCDALLITIGVSGVGTLVVQNPGLASFAAWGGAAFLAWYGFGSLRSAFSGAAMDLEEGQARSLRSVLLATLGVTFLNPHTYLDTIVLLGSIGGQFPGHGRFLFGAGAVSASLIWFFTLSFGARLLAPLFRNPKAWQVLDLIICSIMWAIAASLIRGQLAA from the coding sequence ATGGTTCTGATGCCGTTTCTTCATGGGCTTGGGACGGGAGCCGGTCTGATCGTCGCCATTGGCGCGCAGAACGCGTTCGTCCTGTCGCAGGGACTCAGGAGAAATTATACCATGCAGATCGCGCTGCTGTGCAGCATGTGCGACGCGCTGCTCATCACCATCGGCGTTTCCGGAGTGGGAACGCTCGTGGTGCAGAATCCCGGTCTGGCGAGTTTTGCCGCATGGGGCGGTGCCGCCTTTTTGGCGTGGTACGGATTCGGTTCGCTGCGCTCGGCGTTTTCCGGGGCGGCGATGGATCTGGAGGAGGGACAGGCCCGGTCGCTGCGATCGGTGCTGCTGGCCACGCTGGGCGTGACCTTCCTGAATCCTCACACCTATCTCGACACCATCGTGCTGCTGGGGTCCATCGGCGGGCAATTCCCGGGGCATGGGCGTTTTCTCTTCGGAGCGGGTGCCGTTTCCGCCTCGCTCATCTGGTTCTTCACGCTGAGCTTCGGGGCGCGGCTGCTTGCACCGCTGTTTCGCAATCCCAAGGCTTGGCAGGTGCTTGACCTCATCATCTGTTCCATCATGTGGGCGATAGCCGCCTCGTTGATCAGGGGCCAACTGGCCGCCTGA